The DNA segment TCCCAGGCTGCCGTGGAGTTGGTTAATGATCTGGGAGGTATACCTCTGGTGGTCCCCACCCTGGAGCTGGAAGCTGTGGCCAGTCATTCTTTGATGGCCCTCTGCCAGAAGTCAGGTGAACTGGACTGGATAATATTCACCTCCCCTGCTTCACTGGAATCCCTCTTTAAATTCTGTCCTGATTTTAAGGAAAATCTCAACCCCCGCTGTCAGGTAGCAGTCATCGGCCCCCGCACCGGGAGGGTTTTAAAGGATTACGGTATCACTGCCGACATAGTTCCTAACGATTACACTGCCGAAGGTCTTCTGGAGGAATTTGAGAGGGTAAATCTTAAGGGGAAGAAAGTGGGTGTTCCCCGCACATTCCAGGCCCGGGATGTTCTACCGGAGGGTTTGAAAGAAATGGGAGCCACTGTCTACCTGGCCGAAGCCTACCGATCCACCAAACCCCATGATACCAGCCAGGTGGAGTTACTGGTGGAAGAAATAATCCAGGGAAAAATAGATGCTGTAACCTTCACTAGTCCCCTGACTGTCACCAACCTCTTCGAACTATCCGGGGATAGGAAAGAAGAATTAATAAAGTCTCTTATGAATGGGCCGATCCTGGTGGCAGCTATAGGGCCTATCACCCAGAAACCGCTGAAAGAACTGGGAATACCATCCATTTCCCCGGCCAAGTACACGGTGAAGGACATGTTACTACGGTTAGATGAAGAATTATCTGACGATACTTAAAAGATTATATTTCTAAAATACAAGATTCTTAATATTACAATTCGACTTTATAAACAAGAGTAGAGGGTTAATGATCATGAAAGATGAAACTAGAATAATCATCTGGCCTGTTTATCTGGATTCCACTAAAACTAAATCTGAAGGAAGGAAGATACCCCGAGAAGGTTCAGTTAAAGCACCAAAACTGCGGGAAATTTCTCAGGCCGCTAAAAAACTGGGATTGAACCCATCCACTGAAAAACATAAAGCTTACCCTACCTCCTGGTGGGAAGGATCCGGCCGAGTAATAGTGGATCGGAAAATGGGCAAACGGGAACTCCTCCTTAAACTAAGTAATCTCATTAATGGCTCCAGATCAAAAGATAAATAAAATTCAATAAACAGGATCTGATTAACCAGAATCTATTTCTTTAAAGAAATTTAAAATTATAATATTAATCCATTTCATGAAAAGAGAATTAAAAACAGGTAATTTCATGAAAATGAATTAAATAAAGAATTATTTAAATAAATTGAATAAGTAATCA comes from the Methanobacterium formicicum genome and includes:
- a CDS encoding uroporphyrinogen-III synthase, whose amino-acid sequence is MSGLEGKLIAITRPPERSQAAVELVNDLGGIPLVVPTLELEAVASHSLMALCQKSGELDWIIFTSPASLESLFKFCPDFKENLNPRCQVAVIGPRTGRVLKDYGITADIVPNDYTAEGLLEEFERVNLKGKKVGVPRTFQARDVLPEGLKEMGATVYLAEAYRSTKPHDTSQVELLVEEIIQGKIDAVTFTSPLTVTNLFELSGDRKEELIKSLMNGPILVAAIGPITQKPLKELGIPSISPAKYTVKDMLLRLDEELSDDT
- a CDS encoding signal recognition particle protein Srp19; its protein translation is MIMKDETRIIIWPVYLDSTKTKSEGRKIPREGSVKAPKLREISQAAKKLGLNPSTEKHKAYPTSWWEGSGRVIVDRKMGKRELLLKLSNLINGSRSKDK